In one Campylobacter insulaenigrae NCTC 12927 genomic region, the following are encoded:
- the mltG gene encoding endolytic transglycosylase MltG, producing MNNIIGKVKNLRIFLISCDLILIFILSIFFYLLLPIKTNSVVFIPQGSVAKIITQLNKNNYKMSSIDKYILYFLGHPQSGWINIGLAPLNRVEFLYKLTIAKAALETITLIPGETTEIFFEQLAPKLDLDAKILMQEFQKQSPFKEGMLFPETYKFPKGITEELLIKYLLSYSTNEFKKISYKIFREYNENKWHNYIIIASIIQKEAANNQEMPIVSSVIRNRLKKDMKLQMDGTLNYGKYSHEKITPQRIRQDDTSYNTYKFNGIPKEAVCNVSIDAIKAAIFPAKSDYLYFVRDKKTNKHIFSTNLKDHNKAIKN from the coding sequence ATGAATAATATTATAGGCAAAGTTAAAAATTTAAGAATTTTTTTGATTAGTTGTGATTTGATTTTAATTTTTATTTTATCCATTTTCTTTTACTTACTCTTACCTATTAAAACAAACTCTGTAGTATTTATCCCACAAGGTTCTGTTGCTAAAATTATAACTCAATTAAATAAAAATAATTATAAAATGAGTAGTATTGATAAATATATTTTATATTTTTTAGGTCATCCTCAATCAGGTTGGATAAACATAGGCTTGGCACCTTTAAACAGGGTTGAATTTTTATACAAATTAACCATTGCGAAAGCTGCACTTGAAACTATCACACTAATACCTGGTGAAACAACCGAAATATTTTTCGAACAATTAGCACCAAAACTTGATTTAGATGCTAAGATTTTAATGCAAGAATTTCAAAAGCAAAGTCCATTTAAAGAAGGAATGCTTTTTCCAGAGACTTATAAATTTCCAAAAGGAATCACTGAAGAACTTTTAATCAAATATTTATTGAGTTATTCTACTAACGAATTTAAAAAGATATCTTATAAAATTTTTAGAGAGTATAATGAAAATAAATGGCATAACTATATCATTATAGCATCGATCATACAAAAAGAAGCCGCTAATAATCAAGAAATGCCAATAGTTTCTTCAGTTATTAGAAATCGCTTAAAAAAAGATATGAAATTACAAATGGATGGGACATTAAACTATGGAAAATATTCCCATGAAAAAATAACTCCTCAAAGAATTCGACAAGATGATACTTCTTACAATACCTATAAATTTAATGGAATCCCTAAAGAAGCTGTTTGTAATGTTTCTATTGATGCGATAAAAGCTGCTATTTTCCCAGCTAAAAGTGATTATTTATACTTTGTAAGAGATAAAAAAACAAATAAACACATTTTTTCAACTAATCTCAAAGATCACAATAAAGCCATAAAAAATTAA